A section of the Streptomyces sp. CG1 genome encodes:
- a CDS encoding TIR domain-containing protein: MVARQNAPGDTGPLDFFISYSPADERWASWIAWTLEEAGYRTVLQAWDFVPGTNFVDFMDRGVSESAAVIAVLSRNYERSRYGRMEWQAALRADPDAPERRLLTVRVEDIPVEGLLATITYVDLVPVTDPAAARELLLARVRQALDGRARPSVRPDYPGGGLAAPHAIVPSAPSPGRPLGGPGWAGRRRPAAAPSYPRVSAEVREREAVTVLQLAGPAFGRGQDPTELQAAIWGDLVELADAGAPSPDLLVVTGDLTASGSRREFEQALAFLTGLRALLGLEPHRVALVPGGQDVNQAACQAYFSTCEADEMPPRPPYWPKWRHFARLFQELYQGLDVVFDSDQPWTLFPVPELHTVVAGLNSSMAYSHRRDDQYGLIGGEQAAWFAQALRPHETEGWLRIGVVRHSPGAARPVAGVRRAGAPGTAALDGAGPLRDTDVLTRLTAPRLHLLLHGPADSGAVQPDLATGSGELPVIGTVRAGGHQLVRVSRDGLAVWHGPGEPRRRPVQWRRADRAFAPAPGEAPDPDPVALDPEPRAVQTAAEILLARVAEVCRTRHEGAQLRPVDGPVPQLLVTWTQSGFVRQQRVAVHTGTPTAQDVDRFVALVHAADAETEAELVHDGPPPARELRDAARRRGVRVRSFTEFQGLLDLRGYVLAQSERLRTDPRYPPGMYLPQRYREVERLDAEDRDGLADEMLRLLDSDQGRFLLLLGDFGHGKTFALRELARRIPAELPHLVPLLIELNALDRAYSFEGLVAGHLAAHGVDNIDLRAFRYMLQQGRIVLLFDGFDELVNQVTYDRAAERLQVLLDSAVDSAKIVVSSRTQHFRSQGQVLTALGERVGLLPHRRVLAVQEFSPQQIRAYLVNRYDGDERAADHRLRLLDAIPDLLALCRNPRLLGFVADLDDDQLRAVAGAGRALSPAGLYQEVLTAWLGFEAQRAGAGPGRAPGLSLDQLWDAVTALALRLWESGQDSLRLDELTDVAETLTGLAEARLSVPQTAHAIGSGSLLVRGDDSVFRFIHGSVVEWLVARECARRLTDGDSTLLGRRQLSQLAVEFLCDLADHRICQAWAERELSGTPGDGSLVAAHANAVKILSRLRVPAHTDLRGAALAGEDLSHRDFSGVDLTRADLTDARLVGAGLTGAVLRGARLVGARLDGADLTGADLRGADLRRARLIGTDLTGARVDGSRWRRAALISATTGAVAGAPELAGAAIAPGMSVDAGFRPSTVGVPYGYEARVRLPEPMSYSPDGELLAVGSEDGGVLVCDAGTGIPLRTLQGHTGRVYAVKFRERVLATGSSDGTVRLWDPVSGRCLHRLEIHPNGVWPVALDTDGSRLATGDADGVVTVWDTASGTPLHRLPGHAAPVYTVAFGPGDTTLVTGDASTVVRLWDLATGRQTGELPGHHGAVYRARFSPDGTLLVTADRGEEGRGGTVRVWDFATGALLHELPGHSGRVYTLDFHPGGTLLVSGDTQGEVRLWDLAAGRSAGLLGGCRGAVYQVLFDPDGNLLAAGDSAGVVRLWRIDPEADPVAVPLNRQPAEHRGSVWVCKFRPHGDTPAQGPGALLVTGGNDGVVRLWEPATGQGRRILRGHGRRIGTLSFSADGAMLAAGGNDGVVRVWQAASGRRLRELTGQSDRLVSAAFGPVGPLLATASSDGDIYLWNAATGEYQREVDVETDHVWAEAFSADGSLLATANDDDTVRLWYRTTGAHVATITEHFGRVRAIAFRPDGAVLVTGCDDRKVRIVDMDGHRVTAQLDGHTDRVYAVAFAPDGSWLASASWDGTAVIWKDGEIAHRLTGHTGKLWTASVHPSRALLATAGDDRTVRLWNADTGEETALLTGHTGRILAVAFSPDGSLLASGGEDGTVRLWNVPADAPATLRVTLVGMPGGWAALSPSGGYKYEGDVTGEFWHAVGMCRFEPGELDGQLPGVWQVPLDAPLG; the protein is encoded by the coding sequence ATGGTGGCTCGTCAGAACGCCCCGGGGGACACCGGGCCATTGGACTTCTTCATCAGCTACTCGCCCGCGGACGAACGCTGGGCGTCCTGGATCGCCTGGACCCTGGAGGAGGCCGGGTACCGGACGGTTCTGCAGGCCTGGGACTTCGTCCCGGGCACGAACTTCGTCGACTTCATGGACCGTGGCGTGAGCGAGTCCGCCGCCGTCATCGCCGTACTCTCGCGGAACTACGAACGCTCCCGTTACGGGCGGATGGAATGGCAGGCCGCGCTGCGCGCCGACCCGGACGCGCCGGAGCGGCGGCTGCTCACCGTACGGGTCGAGGACATCCCGGTGGAGGGGCTGCTCGCCACGATCACGTACGTCGATCTGGTACCGGTCACCGATCCGGCGGCGGCCCGGGAGCTGCTGCTCGCCCGGGTCCGGCAGGCCCTCGACGGGCGGGCCCGGCCCAGCGTCCGTCCGGACTATCCGGGCGGGGGCCTGGCGGCGCCGCATGCGATCGTGCCCTCCGCACCGAGCCCCGGGCGGCCCCTCGGCGGGCCCGGGTGGGCGGGGCGCCGTAGACCGGCTGCGGCGCCGTCGTATCCACGGGTGTCGGCGGAGGTCCGGGAGCGGGAGGCGGTCACCGTGCTCCAGCTCGCCGGGCCCGCCTTCGGGCGGGGGCAGGACCCCACCGAGCTGCAGGCCGCGATCTGGGGCGATCTGGTCGAGCTGGCCGACGCGGGGGCGCCCTCGCCCGATCTGCTGGTCGTCACCGGGGACCTCACCGCCTCGGGAAGCCGGCGCGAGTTCGAGCAGGCCCTCGCCTTTCTCACCGGACTGCGGGCCCTGCTCGGGCTCGAACCGCACCGGGTCGCTCTGGTCCCCGGTGGCCAGGACGTCAACCAGGCCGCCTGCCAGGCCTACTTCAGCACCTGCGAGGCCGACGAGATGCCGCCCCGGCCGCCGTACTGGCCCAAGTGGCGGCACTTCGCCCGGCTGTTCCAGGAGCTGTACCAGGGGCTGGACGTCGTCTTCGACAGCGATCAGCCCTGGACGCTCTTTCCCGTGCCGGAACTGCACACCGTGGTCGCGGGGCTGAACTCGTCCATGGCCTACAGCCACCGCCGCGACGACCAGTACGGGCTGATCGGGGGCGAGCAGGCCGCCTGGTTCGCGCAGGCGCTGCGGCCGCACGAGACCGAGGGGTGGCTGCGGATCGGCGTCGTACGGCATTCGCCCGGTGCCGCCCGGCCTGTCGCCGGTGTCCGGCGGGCCGGTGCGCCGGGTACCGCCGCCCTGGACGGCGCCGGTCCGCTGCGCGACACCGATGTGCTGACCCGGCTGACCGCGCCCCGGCTGCATCTGCTGCTGCACGGCCCGGCCGACTCGGGCGCGGTGCAGCCCGACCTGGCCACCGGCTCCGGTGAGCTGCCGGTGATCGGCACGGTCCGGGCCGGCGGGCACCAGCTGGTGCGGGTCAGCCGGGACGGGCTGGCCGTCTGGCACGGGCCGGGGGAGCCACGGCGGCGGCCGGTCCAGTGGCGGCGGGCCGACCGGGCCTTCGCGCCCGCACCGGGGGAAGCTCCTGATCCGGACCCGGTCGCCCTCGACCCCGAGCCCCGCGCCGTACAGACCGCTGCCGAGATACTGCTCGCCAGGGTCGCCGAGGTGTGCCGCACCCGGCACGAGGGCGCCCAGCTGCGCCCGGTCGACGGGCCGGTGCCCCAACTGCTGGTCACCTGGACCCAGTCGGGCTTCGTACGGCAGCAGCGGGTGGCGGTGCACACCGGCACGCCGACCGCGCAGGACGTCGACCGGTTCGTGGCCCTCGTGCACGCCGCCGACGCCGAGACCGAGGCCGAACTCGTCCACGACGGCCCGCCGCCCGCCCGTGAACTGCGCGACGCGGCCCGCCGCCGGGGCGTCCGGGTGCGCAGCTTCACCGAGTTCCAGGGCCTGCTCGACCTGCGCGGCTACGTCTTGGCGCAGAGCGAGCGGCTGCGCACCGACCCCCGCTATCCCCCGGGCATGTACCTGCCGCAGCGGTACCGCGAGGTGGAGCGCCTCGATGCCGAGGACCGTGACGGGCTGGCCGACGAGATGCTGCGGCTGCTCGACTCCGACCAGGGGCGCTTCCTGCTGCTCCTCGGCGACTTCGGGCACGGCAAGACCTTCGCGCTGCGCGAGCTGGCCCGCCGTATCCCCGCCGAACTGCCGCACCTCGTCCCGCTGTTGATCGAGCTGAACGCCCTGGACCGGGCCTACTCCTTCGAAGGACTCGTCGCCGGCCACCTCGCCGCCCACGGCGTCGACAACATCGACCTGCGGGCCTTCAGGTACATGCTCCAGCAGGGCCGGATCGTGCTGCTCTTCGACGGCTTCGACGAACTCGTCAACCAGGTGACGTACGACCGCGCCGCCGAACGCCTCCAGGTGCTGCTGGACTCCGCCGTGGACAGCGCCAAGATCGTGGTCAGCAGCCGTACCCAGCACTTCCGCTCCCAGGGCCAGGTGCTGACCGCGCTCGGTGAACGCGTCGGCCTGCTCCCGCACCGCCGGGTGCTGGCCGTCCAGGAGTTCAGCCCGCAGCAGATCCGCGCCTATCTGGTCAACCGCTACGACGGCGACGAACGCGCCGCCGACCACCGGCTGCGGCTGCTGGACGCCATCCCCGACCTGCTCGCCCTGTGCCGCAACCCCCGGCTGCTCGGCTTCGTCGCCGACCTCGACGACGACCAGCTGCGCGCCGTCGCCGGCGCCGGGCGCGCCCTCAGCCCCGCCGGGCTGTACCAGGAGGTGCTCACCGCCTGGCTGGGCTTCGAGGCACAGCGCGCCGGCGCCGGTCCCGGCCGGGCGCCCGGACTCTCCCTGGACCAGCTGTGGGACGCGGTCACCGCGCTCGCCCTGCGACTGTGGGAGAGCGGCCAGGACTCGCTGCGGCTCGACGAGCTGACCGACGTCGCCGAGACCCTCACCGGGCTCGCGGAGGCCCGGCTGTCGGTGCCGCAGACCGCGCACGCCATCGGCTCCGGCAGTCTGCTGGTGCGCGGCGACGACAGCGTGTTCCGGTTCATCCACGGCTCGGTGGTGGAGTGGCTCGTCGCCCGCGAGTGCGCCCGCAGGCTCACCGACGGCGACAGCACCCTGCTCGGCCGGCGCCAACTCAGCCAGCTGGCCGTCGAGTTCCTGTGCGACCTCGCCGACCACCGGATCTGCCAGGCCTGGGCCGAGCGGGAGCTGTCCGGCACGCCCGGGGACGGCTCACTGGTCGCCGCCCACGCCAACGCCGTGAAGATCCTCAGCCGGCTCCGCGTGCCCGCCCACACCGACCTGCGCGGCGCCGCCCTCGCCGGGGAGGACCTGTCCCACCGCGACTTCTCCGGCGTCGACCTCACCCGCGCCGACCTCACCGACGCCCGGCTCGTCGGCGCCGGCCTGACCGGCGCCGTCCTGCGCGGCGCCCGGCTGGTCGGCGCCCGGCTCGACGGCGCGGATCTGACCGGTGCCGACCTGCGTGGTGCCGACCTCAGACGGGCCCGGCTGATCGGCACCGACCTGACCGGCGCCCGGGTGGACGGCAGCCGGTGGCGGCGGGCCGCGCTGATCTCGGCGACCACCGGGGCCGTGGCGGGCGCCCCGGAACTGGCCGGTGCGGCCATCGCCCCCGGCATGTCCGTCGACGCCGGCTTCCGGCCCTCCACCGTCGGTGTCCCGTACGGCTACGAAGCCCGCGTCCGACTGCCCGAGCCCATGTCCTACAGCCCCGACGGGGAACTGCTCGCCGTGGGCAGCGAGGACGGCGGCGTCCTGGTCTGCGACGCCGGCACCGGCATCCCGCTGCGCACCCTGCAGGGCCACACCGGCCGGGTCTACGCGGTCAAGTTCCGCGAACGCGTGCTGGCCACCGGCAGCTCCGACGGCACCGTACGGCTGTGGGACCCGGTCTCGGGCCGCTGTCTGCACCGGCTGGAGATCCACCCGAACGGCGTGTGGCCGGTGGCCCTCGACACCGACGGTTCGCGCCTGGCCACCGGCGACGCCGACGGCGTGGTCACCGTCTGGGACACCGCCTCGGGCACCCCGCTGCACCGGCTGCCCGGACACGCCGCGCCCGTCTACACCGTGGCGTTCGGGCCCGGCGACACCACCCTGGTCACCGGGGACGCCTCCACCGTCGTACGCCTGTGGGACCTGGCCACCGGGCGGCAGACCGGCGAGCTGCCCGGTCACCACGGCGCGGTGTACCGGGCGCGGTTCAGCCCGGACGGCACCCTGCTGGTCACCGCCGACCGCGGCGAGGAGGGGCGCGGCGGCACGGTGCGCGTGTGGGACTTCGCCACCGGGGCGCTGCTCCACGAACTGCCCGGACACTCCGGCCGCGTCTACACCCTGGACTTCCACCCCGGCGGCACCCTGCTGGTCAGCGGCGACACCCAGGGCGAGGTACGGCTGTGGGACCTGGCCGCCGGGCGCTCCGCCGGACTGCTGGGCGGCTGCCGCGGTGCCGTGTACCAGGTGCTGTTCGACCCCGACGGGAACCTGCTCGCCGCCGGGGACAGCGCCGGCGTGGTCCGGCTGTGGCGGATCGACCCGGAGGCCGACCCCGTCGCCGTGCCGCTGAACCGGCAGCCCGCCGAGCACCGCGGCTCGGTGTGGGTGTGCAAGTTCCGCCCGCACGGCGACACGCCCGCCCAGGGCCCCGGCGCGCTGCTGGTGACCGGCGGCAACGACGGTGTCGTACGCCTCTGGGAGCCCGCCACCGGCCAGGGCAGGCGCATCCTGCGCGGCCACGGACGGCGCATCGGCACCCTGTCCTTCAGCGCCGACGGCGCGATGCTGGCGGCCGGCGGCAACGACGGTGTCGTGCGGGTGTGGCAGGCGGCCTCCGGCCGGCGGCTGCGTGAACTCACCGGCCAGAGCGACCGGCTGGTGTCGGCGGCGTTCGGCCCCGTCGGACCCCTGCTGGCCACCGCCAGCAGCGACGGGGACATCTACCTGTGGAACGCGGCCACCGGTGAGTACCAGCGCGAGGTGGACGTCGAGACCGACCATGTGTGGGCGGAGGCGTTCAGCGCCGACGGTTCCCTCCTGGCCACCGCCAACGACGACGACACGGTGCGGCTGTGGTACCGGACCACCGGAGCGCATGTCGCCACCATCACCGAGCACTTCGGGCGGGTCCGCGCGATCGCCTTCCGGCCCGACGGCGCGGTGCTGGTCACCGGCTGCGACGACCGCAAGGTGCGGATCGTGGACATGGACGGCCACCGCGTCACCGCCCAACTCGACGGCCACACCGACCGGGTGTACGCCGTGGCCTTCGCCCCCGACGGCTCCTGGCTGGCCAGTGCCTCCTGGGACGGTACGGCGGTGATCTGGAAGGACGGCGAGATCGCCCACCGCCTCACCGGCCACACCGGCAAGCTCTGGACGGCGTCGGTGCATCCGTCCAGGGCCTTGCTGGCGACGGCGGGCGACGACCGTACCGTCCGTCTCTGGAACGCCGACACCGGTGAGGAGACGGCTCTTCTGACGGGCCACACCGGCCGCATCCTGGCCGTGGCCTTCAGCCCCGACGGCTCCCTGCTGGCCAGCGGCGGCGAGGACGGAACGGTACGGCTGTGGAACGTCCCCGCCGACGCCCCGGCCACCCTCCGGGTCACCCTGGTCGGCATGCCCGGCGGCTGGGCCGCGCTGTCCCCGTCCGGCGGCTACAAGTACGAGGGAGACGTCACCGGCGAGTTCTGGCATGCGGTGGGCATGTGCCGCTTCGAGCCCGGCGAGCTGGACGGGCAGCTGCCGGGGGTGTGGCAGGTGCCGCTGGACGCTCCACTGGGGTGA
- a CDS encoding alginate lyase family protein → MPSSAHQHVNKHRLSRRGLFTLGGGLAAAGALGGGIAAFSGAGADAAQPGTAAVRTFAHLGLLHNTADLHRAKVRVAAGRDPWLAGWKRLTANPHSQSTWQARPQATVYRGTGSGQNYRTLYNDIHAAYQNALRRRIGGTQAHGDTAVAILNAWSATLTTVTGNADRFLAAGIYGYQFANAAELVREHPDFAFTRFKRMLRTVFRPMNIDFLTRHNGAVISNYWANWDLCNLASLMAIGVLLDDRATFRRAVAYLEHGQGNGALKNAIPVRYDAQGLAQWQESGRDQGHTVMGIGLLGAICEMAWNQGVDLYGYDHNRFLHAAEYVARYNLGKDVPFTPYGWRSGNGHGQWREQAVISATARGEIRPVWEILHHHYARRRRLVTPYVTAMAEKVRAEGGGGDYGPNSGGYDQLGFGTLLYSK, encoded by the coding sequence ATGCCCAGCTCTGCCCACCAGCACGTCAACAAGCACCGTCTGAGCCGTCGGGGGCTCTTCACGCTCGGCGGCGGACTCGCGGCGGCCGGAGCCCTCGGAGGCGGGATCGCCGCGTTCAGCGGCGCCGGAGCGGACGCCGCACAGCCAGGCACCGCCGCGGTAAGGACCTTCGCCCACCTCGGCCTGCTGCACAACACCGCTGACCTGCACCGCGCCAAGGTCCGGGTCGCCGCCGGCCGGGACCCCTGGCTGGCCGGCTGGAAGCGGCTCACCGCCAACCCGCACTCCCAGAGCACCTGGCAGGCCCGCCCGCAGGCCACCGTGTACCGGGGCACGGGTTCCGGGCAGAACTACCGCACCCTCTACAACGACATCCACGCCGCCTACCAGAACGCCCTGCGCCGGCGGATCGGCGGCACCCAGGCCCACGGCGACACCGCGGTCGCCATCCTCAACGCCTGGTCGGCCACCCTCACCACGGTCACCGGCAACGCCGACCGCTTCCTGGCCGCCGGGATCTACGGCTACCAGTTCGCCAACGCCGCCGAACTGGTCCGCGAGCACCCGGACTTCGCGTTCACGCGCTTCAAGAGGATGCTGCGCACGGTATTCCGCCCGATGAACATCGACTTCCTCACCCGGCACAACGGCGCGGTCATCTCCAACTACTGGGCCAACTGGGACCTGTGCAACCTCGCCTCGCTGATGGCGATCGGCGTCCTCCTCGACGACCGCGCGACCTTCCGCCGCGCCGTCGCCTACCTCGAGCACGGCCAGGGCAACGGCGCCCTCAAGAACGCCATTCCCGTCCGCTACGACGCCCAGGGCCTCGCCCAGTGGCAGGAGAGCGGCCGTGACCAGGGCCACACCGTGATGGGCATCGGACTGCTCGGCGCGATCTGCGAGATGGCCTGGAACCAGGGCGTCGACCTCTACGGCTACGACCACAACCGGTTCCTGCACGCCGCCGAGTACGTCGCCCGCTACAACCTCGGCAAGGACGTGCCCTTCACCCCGTACGGCTGGCGGTCCGGCAACGGACACGGACAGTGGCGGGAGCAGGCCGTGATCTCCGCCACGGCCCGTGGCGAGATCCGCCCCGTCTGGGAGATTCTGCACCACCACTACGCCCGCCGTCGCAGGCTCGTCACGCCGTATGTCACGGCCATGGCCGAGAAGGTGCGCGCGGAGGGCGGGGGCGGCGACTACGGGCCCAACAGCGGCGGTTACGACCAGCTGGGCTTCGGGACGCTGCTCTACAGCAAGTGA
- a CDS encoding glycerophosphodiester phosphodiesterase, translating into MQTVTAVAHRGDPYRFRENTVDSLRSALDRGADAVEIDVRLTRDGVPVLLHDDTLKRLWELDRPLAALSAEEVRGLTAGGVPTLAEALAATGDSRVMVDLCGRVDRRMADRVVDVIRQSGAGERVYYCAGAEAMLAVRAADPAAEIALTWTTLAPPRPALLDAVRPRWLNYRFSLVSRDLVARVHHDGRLLSVWTPDTRRSMSRLLDLGVDSITTNRVDALHALRNGA; encoded by the coding sequence ATGCAGACCGTGACCGCCGTGGCCCACCGCGGCGACCCCTACCGCTTCCGTGAGAACACCGTCGACTCGCTGCGTTCCGCGCTCGACCGGGGCGCGGACGCGGTCGAGATCGACGTACGGCTCACCCGCGACGGCGTCCCCGTGCTGCTGCACGACGACACGCTCAAGCGGCTGTGGGAACTCGACCGGCCGCTGGCCGCGCTGTCCGCCGAGGAGGTGCGCGGGCTCACGGCGGGCGGCGTGCCGACGCTGGCCGAGGCGCTGGCGGCGACCGGCGACAGCCGGGTGATGGTGGACCTGTGCGGGCGCGTCGACCGGCGGATGGCGGACCGGGTGGTGGACGTGATCCGGCAGAGCGGGGCCGGCGAGCGGGTGTACTACTGCGCGGGCGCCGAGGCCATGCTCGCCGTCCGCGCCGCCGACCCGGCCGCCGAGATCGCCCTGACCTGGACGACCCTCGCCCCGCCCCGGCCCGCGCTGCTGGACGCGGTCCGCCCCCGCTGGCTCAACTACCGCTTCTCCCTGGTGAGCCGGGACCTGGTGGCCCGCGTCCACCACGACGGCCGTCTCCTCTCCGTGTGGACCCCGGACACCCGCCGCTCGATGAGCCGCCTGCTGGACCTGGGCGTCGACTCGATCACGACCAACCGCGTCGACGCCCTCCACGCCCTGCGCAACGGCGCCTGA
- a CDS encoding DUF4190 domain-containing protein, which translates to MSHGAQPSGASGGDYNPWAPPEHRTSLEKKPAEVQNQPPGQPPSVHDQATMTSLPADGFPPPVSAPGYTPPAPHPGFAPPAASGFGVPGAATVGAEAVPPPPIAPSGPGIPAPPASGGYGYPGYPAGYGWPGMPMAPQNGMGVAALVLGILSICLFCLYGVVSLVLGILAVVFGIKGRRRAERGEATNHGQAQAGLIMGIIGIILGIAVIVLLAIGITTAIREGSTHSDPYDDSALGVSVTVAAGR; encoded by the coding sequence GTGAGCCACGGAGCACAGCCGAGTGGAGCCTCGGGGGGCGACTACAACCCGTGGGCGCCGCCCGAGCACCGGACTTCACTGGAGAAGAAGCCGGCCGAGGTGCAGAATCAGCCGCCCGGACAGCCGCCGTCCGTGCACGACCAGGCGACCATGACCTCCCTGCCGGCCGACGGCTTCCCCCCGCCCGTGTCCGCCCCTGGCTACACTCCGCCCGCGCCGCATCCGGGCTTCGCCCCGCCGGCCGCCTCCGGTTTCGGCGTACCGGGCGCGGCCACGGTGGGCGCCGAGGCAGTGCCGCCTCCGCCGATCGCGCCCTCGGGCCCCGGCATACCCGCACCACCCGCTTCCGGTGGCTACGGCTACCCCGGCTACCCCGCGGGCTACGGCTGGCCCGGTATGCCGATGGCCCCGCAGAACGGCATGGGCGTCGCGGCGCTGGTGCTCGGCATCCTCTCGATCTGTCTGTTCTGCCTGTACGGCGTGGTCTCCCTGGTGCTGGGCATCCTCGCGGTGGTCTTCGGCATCAAGGGCCGCCGACGGGCCGAGCGCGGCGAGGCCACCAACCACGGCCAGGCCCAGGCGGGTCTGATCATGGGCATCATCGGGATCATCCTCGGCATCGCCGTGATCGTCCTGCTCGCGATCGGCATCACGACCGCCATTCGCGAGGGCAGCACGCACTCCGACCCGTACGACGACTCCGCCCTCGGCGTCTCGGTGACGGTGGCCGCCGGCCGCTGA
- a CDS encoding DUF4190 domain-containing protein — MSNINPEAGGFGPPAPQQPPGYGYPQQPGPGYGYPQSGPGPSYPAAPPGAYPQPSGYGMLMQPSNGMGTTGLVLGIIGVVCSITVFMEILGMILGILAIIFGAIGRGKANRGEANNKGAATAGLVCGIIATVLLPLLVFVFLASLVGGVGAAS, encoded by the coding sequence ATGTCCAACATCAACCCCGAAGCCGGGGGCTTCGGCCCGCCGGCCCCGCAGCAGCCGCCGGGATACGGATACCCGCAGCAGCCCGGGCCCGGCTACGGCTACCCCCAGTCGGGGCCGGGGCCGTCCTACCCGGCCGCGCCGCCCGGGGCCTACCCGCAGCCCTCCGGCTATGGGATGTTGATGCAGCCGAGCAACGGCATGGGCACCACGGGACTGGTGCTGGGCATCATCGGGGTGGTCTGCAGCATCACCGTCTTCATGGAAATCCTCGGGATGATCCTGGGCATCCTGGCGATCATCTTCGGTGCCATCGGCAGGGGTAAGGCCAACCGGGGTGAGGCCAACAACAAGGGCGCGGCGACCGCCGGTCTCGTCTGCGGCATCATCGCCACCGTGCTCCTGCCGCTGCTGGTCTTCGTGTTCTTGGCGAGCCTCGTCGGCGGGGTCGGCGCCGCGTCCTAG
- a CDS encoding NADAR family protein gives MGKIDGVEALISEVRAGARVKYLHFWGHRPRPDGRIGASCLSQWWPSPFVVDGVEYATAEHWMMAGKARLFEDAEAERRVLAAAHPAAAKKAGRLVRGFDEAIWERERFRIVVEGSVHKFAADEELRAFLLGTGDRVLVEASPVDRVWGIGLAADDAAASDPERWRGPNLLGFALMEARERLSAAGS, from the coding sequence ATGGGGAAGATCGACGGGGTGGAAGCCCTGATCAGCGAGGTCCGGGCCGGGGCCAGGGTGAAGTACCTGCACTTCTGGGGGCACCGGCCGAGGCCGGACGGCAGGATCGGCGCGAGCTGTCTGAGCCAGTGGTGGCCGTCGCCCTTCGTGGTGGACGGGGTGGAATACGCGACGGCCGAGCACTGGATGATGGCGGGCAAGGCACGGCTCTTCGAGGACGCGGAGGCGGAGCGGCGGGTCCTGGCCGCGGCGCATCCCGCCGCGGCGAAGAAGGCGGGGCGGCTGGTGCGCGGCTTCGACGAGGCGATATGGGAGCGGGAGCGCTTCCGGATCGTGGTCGAGGGCAGCGTGCACAAGTTCGCGGCGGACGAGGAACTGCGGGCGTTCCTGCTGGGTACCGGTGACCGTGTCCTGGTGGAGGCCAGTCCCGTGGACCGGGTGTGGGGCATCGGCCTCGCGGCGGACGATGCGGCGGCCTCGGATCCGGAGCGGTGGCGGGGGCCGAATCTGCTGGGGTTCGCGCTGATGGAGGCGCGTGAGCGGCTGTCGGCGGCCGGGAGCTGA